In Legionella beliardensis, the following are encoded in one genomic region:
- a CDS encoding amidohydrolase family protein, whose translation MIIDIHAHCFPKDYLDYTEQKGSDLVDVARCMKAGIAEKELETRFANMDRAGVDLQVISIVPQVPYFAARKDAVEGARMANDLYAQLVNKYPKRFKAFGIFPLPHIQESLDEINRCYDELGMVGVTLTTTVLKKSLVASNSLEPIFAELNRRKAVVFLHPAGCCTGEQTQLYKLTWIIGAPFEDTYGVLHLILSGVTSRYPYIKFVSTHLGGCLPMIMQRIDNLYKDWGEGEIVGKPSDFIKKFWFDTVSHGHIPALHHALSVYPAEHIILGTD comes from the coding sequence ATGATTATAGATATTCATGCCCATTGCTTTCCCAAAGATTACCTCGATTATACAGAACAAAAGGGTAGCGATTTAGTTGATGTAGCTCGTTGTATGAAGGCTGGGATAGCCGAGAAGGAATTGGAGACTCGTTTTGCAAACATGGACCGTGCAGGTGTTGATTTGCAAGTTATTTCGATTGTACCCCAAGTTCCCTATTTTGCTGCCAGGAAAGACGCAGTTGAAGGGGCACGTATGGCAAATGATCTGTACGCGCAATTGGTTAATAAATACCCAAAACGATTTAAAGCCTTTGGTATATTTCCACTTCCGCATATTCAAGAATCATTAGATGAGATTAATCGCTGCTATGATGAATTGGGGATGGTAGGGGTTACGCTGACCACAACGGTATTAAAAAAATCCTTAGTTGCATCAAATTCGCTAGAACCAATTTTTGCAGAATTGAATCGAAGAAAGGCTGTGGTTTTTCTACATCCAGCGGGTTGTTGTACTGGAGAGCAAACGCAGCTTTATAAATTGACCTGGATTATTGGTGCGCCATTTGAAGACACATACGGTGTATTACATCTCATCCTTTCAGGAGTTACCAGCCGTTATCCCTATATTAAATTTGTTAGTACCCATCTTGGGGGGTGTTTACCCATGATCATGCAACGTATTGATAATTTATATAAAGATTGGGGAGAGGGCGAAATTGTAGGAAAACCTAGTGATTTTATTAAAAAATTTTGGTTTGACACAGTAAGTCATGGCCACATCCCAGCTTTGCATCATGCTTTGTCTGTGTATCCTGCAGAACATATTATACTGGGTACCGATTAA
- the rnc gene encoding ribonuclease III — MPIDLPRFCRKIGYEFQNIAYLKQALTHCSAGNDNNERFEFLGDSILSFVIADALFQRFQDESEGQLSRLRAFLVKGETLAEIAMEIGLGDYLFLGQGELKSGGFRRASILADALEAVFAAVYLDGGLQACQKLILKFFATRLEHKQLQTNLKDAKTQLQEFLQAKKKPLPEYSLLRIEGEEHEQIFYISCTVNGMTNSTIGSGSNRRKAEQEAAKLFLQFLKN, encoded by the coding sequence ATACCCATTGATTTACCCCGTTTTTGTCGGAAAATAGGATACGAATTCCAAAATATTGCTTATTTGAAGCAAGCATTAACGCATTGTAGTGCTGGTAATGATAACAATGAGAGATTTGAGTTTTTAGGTGATTCTATTTTAAGTTTTGTTATCGCCGATGCGCTATTTCAGCGTTTTCAAGACGAAAGCGAGGGGCAATTAAGCCGGTTGCGCGCTTTTTTAGTAAAGGGTGAAACCTTGGCTGAAATTGCTATGGAGATAGGATTAGGTGATTATTTATTTCTTGGCCAGGGTGAGTTAAAAAGTGGGGGATTTCGTAGGGCTTCTATTTTAGCTGATGCTTTGGAGGCTGTCTTTGCAGCGGTTTATTTAGATGGCGGCCTGCAAGCGTGTCAGAAACTCATTCTTAAATTTTTTGCCACTCGTTTAGAGCATAAACAATTACAAACGAACTTGAAAGATGCAAAAACGCAATTACAAGAGTTTTTGCAAGCAAAGAAAAAGCCATTACCAGAATATTCTTTACTTCGAATAGAAGGTGAAGAACATGAGCAAATTTTCTACATCTCATGCACTGTAAATGGCATGACTAACAGCACAATTGGCTCAGGTTCAAATCGACGCAAAGCCGAACAAGAGGCAGCTAAGCTGTTTTTACAATTTTTGAAAAACTAA
- a CDS encoding DUF4845 domain-containing protein, which produces MRKQQGVTFIGVVLLAATIVILGVLIMRIVPVYIQNYEVKSSIKALNNVRNEDMTFDAESLKQKLLNQLYINGIDTIKADNVTIVPTDQENHYRVTVNYLVIKPLVYNISLLFKFNESQEVTVDTH; this is translated from the coding sequence ATGCGTAAACAACAGGGAGTTACTTTTATTGGCGTAGTACTTTTAGCAGCAACCATTGTAATTCTGGGTGTTTTAATCATGCGGATAGTACCTGTTTATATACAGAATTATGAAGTTAAAAGCTCTATTAAAGCGTTAAATAATGTACGCAATGAAGATATGACATTTGATGCTGAGTCGTTAAAACAAAAATTACTCAATCAACTCTATATCAATGGAATAGATACGATTAAGGCAGACAATGTAACTATTGTACCTACTGATCAGGAGAATCATTATCGAGTAACGGTAAATTATTTGGTAATAAAGCCTCTTGTCTATAATATAAGTCTATTATTTAAATTTAATGAATCGCAAGAGGTTACTGTTGATACCCATTGA
- the lepB gene encoding signal peptidase I, protein MNFALLLVILSFVSGVIYLLDILIWQKKRAPNQKPNKIIEYARSFFPVFFIVLLLRSFLVEPFRIPSGSLEPTLLVGDFLAVNKFAYGLRLPVVEKEVIPVAKPKRGQIAVFRWPPDPTYDYIKRVIGVPGDKIAYRNKVLTVNGEEMKQTFVEQTIDESSGKAVAKYRENLNGVEHDIYIRPDVGAYDFEIEVPQGQYFMMGDNRDDSADSRYWGFVSDEYLRGKAFLVWMSWNGKTDSIRWSKIGHLIH, encoded by the coding sequence ATGAATTTTGCGTTGTTATTAGTTATCCTTTCTTTTGTAAGCGGTGTTATTTATTTATTAGATATTCTTATTTGGCAAAAAAAGCGAGCCCCTAATCAAAAGCCTAATAAAATTATTGAATACGCGCGCTCATTTTTTCCTGTTTTTTTTATTGTTTTACTGCTGCGTTCATTTTTAGTAGAGCCTTTTCGAATTCCTTCAGGCTCTTTAGAACCTACATTATTAGTAGGTGATTTTTTAGCTGTCAATAAATTTGCTTATGGGTTGCGCTTGCCGGTAGTTGAGAAAGAAGTAATTCCTGTGGCAAAACCTAAGCGAGGTCAAATTGCTGTGTTTCGTTGGCCACCTGACCCTACTTATGACTACATAAAGCGTGTTATTGGTGTCCCTGGTGATAAAATTGCTTATCGTAATAAGGTACTAACGGTCAATGGCGAGGAAATGAAGCAAACGTTTGTTGAACAAACAATAGATGAGAGTTCAGGTAAAGCGGTAGCTAAGTACCGCGAGAATCTCAATGGCGTCGAGCATGATATCTACATTCGTCCCGATGTAGGCGCTTATGATTTCGAAATAGAAGTTCCGCAAGGACAATATTTTATGATGGGTGATAATCGTGATGATAGCGCTGATAGTCGTTATTGGGGCTTTGTTTCCGATGAATATTTACGAGGCAAGGCTTTTTTAGTCTGGATGAGTTGGAATGGTAAAACAGATAGCATCCGTTGGTCGAAAATAGGTCATTTAATTCATTAA
- the lepA gene encoding translation elongation factor 4, producing the protein MSDLTRIRNFSIIAHIDHGKSTLADRFIQICGGLTDREMAEQVLDSMDIERERGITIKAQCVSLNYKARDGKTYLLNFIDTPGHVDFSYEVSRSLAACEGAILVVDAAQGVEAQTVAVCYTAIEQNLEVLPVLNKIDLPQAEPERVISEIEDIIGLEAQHAIHASAKSGLGVVEVLEALVQYIPPPIGELDAPLQALIIDSWFDSYLGVVSLVRIVNGTLRKGDKMRVMSTGRAYEVDQIGIFTPKRTKTDMLQAGEVGYVVAGIKDIQGAPVGDTLTLEKFQAEQPLPGFKRVKPQVYAGLFPISADDFEAFREALAKLSLNDASLFYEPESSEALGFGFRCGFLGMLHMEIVQERLEREYNLDLISTAPTVVYKVITTKGETLMIDNPSQLPPTQQVKQMFEPIVRANILVPNDYLGQIITLCVERRGVQVNMMYSGRQVSVTYDLPMSEVVSDFFDRLKSVSRGYASLDYNFLRFDEADLVKLDVLINSEKVDALAVIVHRSAAQSRGRGLTDKMRELIPRQMFDVAIQAALGSHIIARQTVKALRKNVTAKCYGGDVTRKRKLLEKQKAGKKRMKQVGHVEIPQEAFMAVFQTDRKK; encoded by the coding sequence TTGAGCGACTTAACGCGAATTCGAAATTTTTCAATCATAGCTCATATTGATCATGGTAAATCCACACTAGCCGATCGATTTATACAAATTTGTGGTGGCTTAACTGATCGGGAAATGGCTGAGCAAGTGCTAGATTCTATGGATATTGAGCGTGAGCGGGGTATTACCATCAAAGCTCAGTGTGTCTCTTTAAATTATAAAGCACGTGATGGCAAGACATATTTACTTAACTTTATTGACACGCCCGGCCATGTTGATTTTAGCTATGAGGTTTCTCGCTCGTTGGCTGCGTGTGAAGGCGCTATTTTAGTGGTTGATGCTGCACAAGGTGTAGAAGCTCAAACTGTGGCTGTTTGCTATACAGCAATTGAGCAGAATTTAGAAGTCTTACCCGTACTTAATAAAATTGACTTGCCACAAGCAGAACCAGAGCGAGTCATTAGTGAAATTGAAGATATTATTGGTCTTGAAGCCCAACATGCTATTCACGCAAGTGCTAAAAGTGGATTAGGCGTTGTAGAAGTACTAGAAGCGCTAGTACAATATATTCCTCCACCTATAGGCGAGCTTGATGCACCATTACAAGCATTGATTATTGATTCCTGGTTTGATAGTTATTTAGGGGTTGTTTCTTTAGTTCGTATTGTCAATGGCACGCTACGTAAAGGTGATAAAATGCGTGTTATGTCAACAGGCCGAGCATACGAAGTTGATCAAATTGGAATTTTTACGCCTAAACGTACTAAAACCGATATGCTGCAAGCTGGTGAAGTAGGTTATGTTGTTGCTGGTATTAAAGATATTCAAGGTGCACCCGTAGGTGATACATTAACCCTTGAAAAGTTTCAAGCTGAACAGCCCTTGCCGGGATTTAAACGGGTAAAACCACAGGTTTATGCAGGGTTATTTCCTATTAGCGCTGACGATTTTGAAGCATTTCGTGAAGCACTCGCAAAGTTAAGTTTAAATGATGCATCTTTATTCTATGAACCAGAATCTTCAGAAGCCTTAGGTTTTGGTTTTCGCTGTGGTTTTTTAGGTATGTTGCATATGGAAATTGTGCAAGAACGCCTAGAGCGAGAATACAATCTTGATTTAATCTCAACGGCGCCAACAGTGGTTTATAAAGTCATTACGACCAAGGGTGAAACGCTGATGATAGATAACCCTTCCCAGTTACCGCCCACTCAACAAGTTAAGCAAATGTTTGAGCCTATTGTCAGAGCTAATATTTTAGTACCGAATGACTACTTAGGGCAGATCATCACACTTTGTGTTGAAAGACGGGGTGTGCAAGTAAATATGATGTACAGTGGTCGTCAAGTCTCTGTGACTTATGATTTACCTATGAGTGAAGTTGTTTCAGATTTTTTTGATAGATTAAAATCAGTTAGCAGAGGTTATGCATCACTGGATTATAATTTTCTACGCTTTGACGAAGCAGATTTAGTTAAATTAGATGTACTCATTAATAGTGAAAAAGTAGATGCGCTAGCCGTGATTGTACATCGCAGTGCGGCTCAAAGCCGAGGCAGAGGTTTAACTGATAAAATGCGTGAATTAATACCTAGGCAAATGTTTGATGTGGCAATTCAGGCAGCCTTAGGAAGTCATATTATTGCTCGTCAAACCGTTAAAGCTCTGCGCAAAAATGTAACAGCAAAATGCTACGGTGGGGATGTAACTCGCAAGCGTAAGCTGCTAGAAAAACAAAAAGCGGGTAAAAAGCGCATGAAGCAAGTTGGACATGTTGAAATTCCTCAGGAAGCATTCATGGCTGTGTTCCAAACAGACAGAAAAAAATAG
- the mltB gene encoding lytic murein transglycosylase B, whose amino-acid sequence MRLFLTLCFALLTFCNQCIAYADAAFVQRPDVQNFINFMVKNHGFNKQYITQVMNDVQIQPQIIESMEKPYEKKPWDIYKQLFITQQRIDGGIAFWKANHQALLQAEKQYKVPASVIVAIIGVETFYGKHQGNYRVLDALSTLAFNYPKRSAFFTKELTEYLLLCREHQVAPTQYLGSYAGAMGKPQFMPSSYRYYAADFLGRPKKDLMNDDSAVIASVANYFHKHGWSLNQSVAQPARVTGNQVKRINTNFKNATYAPKQLIAAGIRPLLDTQKQPNKVGLIALETAKGSEYWLTYPNFYVITRYNNSPQYALAVYLLAQELQHQWAALTIKKSAYV is encoded by the coding sequence ATGCGCTTATTTCTAACATTGTGTTTTGCTTTACTCACTTTTTGCAATCAGTGCATAGCCTATGCTGATGCAGCTTTTGTGCAACGCCCAGATGTGCAAAATTTTATTAATTTTATGGTAAAAAATCATGGGTTTAATAAGCAATATATCACCCAAGTAATGAATGATGTGCAGATACAGCCACAAATTATTGAGTCCATGGAAAAGCCTTATGAAAAAAAGCCCTGGGATATTTATAAGCAACTTTTTATAACTCAACAACGAATTGATGGCGGTATTGCGTTTTGGAAAGCTAATCACCAGGCTTTGCTACAAGCTGAAAAACAATATAAAGTGCCGGCTAGTGTTATTGTTGCAATCATTGGCGTTGAAACCTTTTATGGTAAACATCAGGGTAACTATCGGGTACTTGATGCTCTATCAACATTAGCCTTTAACTACCCCAAGCGATCTGCTTTTTTTACTAAAGAACTTACAGAATACTTACTGCTTTGCCGTGAGCATCAAGTTGCTCCCACGCAATATTTAGGCTCTTATGCAGGTGCCATGGGCAAACCACAATTCATGCCAAGTAGCTACCGTTATTACGCAGCAGATTTCTTAGGAAGACCGAAAAAAGATTTAATGAATGACGATAGTGCGGTGATTGCCAGTGTAGCAAATTACTTTCATAAGCATGGCTGGAGTTTAAATCAAAGTGTTGCTCAACCAGCACGCGTAACAGGCAACCAAGTTAAACGAATAAATACTAATTTTAAAAATGCAACTTATGCACCTAAACAACTTATCGCCGCCGGTATCAGACCTTTACTAGACACGCAAAAACAGCCTAATAAAGTTGGCTTAATTGCCTTAGAAACCGCCAAGGGTTCAGAGTATTGGCTTACTTATCCAAATTTTTACGTGATTACTCGCTACAATAATAGCCCGCAATATGCCCTTGCTGTCTACCTGCTTGCGCAAGAATTACAACACCAATGGGCGGCGCTAACCATTAAAAAATCTGCTTACGTCTAA
- the gspL gene encoding type II secretion system protein GspL — MSTCFLFIKHLTDEGCLSLSLNTQGILDAPLAQRSFSEIQQLQATAKTIVVDSAEHFSFHQIELAWLPEKKARVAVPYALEEKLAEPVEELHFCFNKHYYEQGHYLIVVCKKNYLANILNKLDTYNIRIDFFTLDWFALAHNEACFLDHYLLVRDNSKFNGLLSLELAPVYLEQIPPDLTLYTFNNDTPPIMLPQSQLIDEEPLVWVAKRLKTHHPINLCQGQFTHDSTAKKVKKWYYAAAAMSLLWLISLITLNSIKIHSLNTQLSAVDAQIATIYRQFFPQAQQVLSPRFRIGQLLKGSTDTDNNFWLLLNSLTQALANNNSTIEQLRFQNQIMQVTVISQDFKALEGLQINLQRKRINVKQTQASSKDNQVIGVLELNL, encoded by the coding sequence GTGTCTACCTGTTTTCTATTTATAAAACATTTAACTGATGAAGGCTGTTTAAGCTTAAGCTTAAATACCCAAGGTATCCTTGATGCACCACTAGCACAGCGTAGTTTTAGTGAAATTCAACAATTACAAGCCACTGCTAAAACCATTGTAGTTGATTCTGCTGAACATTTTAGTTTTCATCAAATCGAATTAGCTTGGCTTCCTGAAAAAAAAGCCCGAGTTGCCGTTCCCTATGCGCTTGAAGAAAAACTCGCTGAACCTGTTGAAGAGTTACATTTTTGCTTTAATAAACACTATTATGAACAAGGCCACTACTTAATTGTTGTCTGTAAAAAAAACTACCTAGCTAATATTCTTAATAAGCTAGATACCTATAATATTCGGATTGATTTCTTTACACTTGATTGGTTTGCTCTCGCTCATAATGAGGCTTGCTTTTTAGATCATTACTTGTTAGTTCGTGATAATTCTAAATTCAATGGTCTCTTAAGCTTGGAATTAGCACCTGTTTATTTAGAACAAATACCTCCCGATTTAACTTTATATACGTTTAATAACGATACACCACCTATTATGTTACCGCAGTCACAGCTCATTGATGAAGAGCCACTTGTTTGGGTAGCTAAACGCTTAAAAACACATCATCCAATTAATCTTTGCCAAGGGCAGTTTACTCATGATTCTACAGCAAAGAAGGTCAAAAAATGGTATTATGCTGCTGCCGCTATGTCGTTATTGTGGCTGATTAGTTTAATCACTCTAAATAGCATTAAAATACACTCCTTAAATACGCAATTAAGCGCAGTAGACGCTCAAATTGCTACCATTTATCGACAGTTCTTTCCACAAGCGCAACAAGTTCTTAGCCCGCGATTTCGGATTGGCCAGCTACTTAAAGGCAGCACGGATACTGATAATAATTTTTGGCTTTTACTCAATTCGCTTACCCAAGCTCTAGCAAACAACAATTCCACTATTGAGCAATTACGGTTTCAAAATCAAATCATGCAAGTTACGGTAATTAGCCAGGATTTTAAAGCGCTTGAAGGATTGCAAATTAATTTACAGCGTAAACGCATCAATGTAAAACAAACCCAAGCTTCCTCGAAAGATAATCAAGTTATAGGTGTGTTGGAGCTTAATTTATGA
- the gspM gene encoding type II secretion system protein GspM encodes MMNYWNNLNDREKWLLGLGLISTLIYLFYLLLYSPLISAVDEKETQLKEKQETLIWMQQVRQQLPHKSNLKTISSSKLLTVIATELTNQALQKFPYQLQQTSQGDIQLSFENVPYKTFLVWLWQLNNNYALTLKQLVIEKTATVGLVKLTAVIASKT; translated from the coding sequence ATGATGAATTATTGGAATAATTTAAATGATAGAGAAAAGTGGCTATTAGGCTTAGGATTAATTAGTACACTCATCTATCTCTTTTATTTACTCCTTTACTCGCCACTCATAAGTGCAGTAGATGAAAAAGAAACGCAACTTAAAGAAAAGCAAGAGACCTTAATATGGATGCAACAAGTCAGACAGCAATTGCCTCATAAAAGTAACCTAAAGACTATTTCCAGTAGTAAACTATTAACTGTCATTGCCACTGAATTAACCAATCAAGCCTTACAAAAATTCCCTTATCAATTGCAACAGACAAGCCAGGGCGATATTCAATTATCTTTTGAAAATGTACCCTATAAGACATTTTTAGTGTGGTTGTGGCAGCTCAATAATAATTATGCTTTAACATTAAAACAGTTAGTCATTGAAAAAACAGCGACTGTAGGCTTAGTTAAATTAACAGCCGTCATTGCCAGTAAAACATAG
- a CDS encoding SPOR domain-containing protein, translating to MNYHRLTVCICFSALASCGRVSDIPYPPTYTSQRYDDMRYYSQVYSQGINYGDYNSSAIVSSQEVAVPESYHVGAYHAPARAKDRDKTWVSSQNPQGYTIEIADDEKAAQVAKKLYMAPKTDRTAEVRYQNNGKNYYKGLYGSFSSQEEAQKALNNLPEDLKQSAGVKNWGAIQSSVSE from the coding sequence ATGAACTATCATCGTTTAACTGTTTGTATTTGCTTTAGCGCGTTAGCATCTTGTGGAAGGGTAAGTGATATACCTTATCCACCGACCTACACATCTCAACGCTATGATGACATGAGGTATTATTCTCAGGTTTATTCACAGGGTATAAATTATGGCGATTATAATTCGTCTGCCATTGTTTCTTCGCAAGAAGTAGCTGTTCCTGAATCTTATCATGTTGGTGCTTACCATGCTCCGGCACGGGCTAAAGATCGTGATAAAACATGGGTAAGTAGCCAGAATCCGCAAGGATACACAATTGAAATAGCAGATGATGAAAAAGCAGCTCAAGTGGCTAAAAAATTATATATGGCGCCTAAAACAGATAGAACCGCAGAAGTTAGATATCAAAATAATGGCAAAAATTATTATAAAGGATTATATGGCAGTTTCTCTAGTCAAGAAGAAGCACAAAAAGCTTTAAATAATTTACCTGAAGATTTAAAGCAAAGCGCTGGGGTTAAAAACTGGGGAGCTATTCAAAGCTCGGTTAGTGAATAG
- a CDS encoding anti-phage deoxyguanosine triphosphatase — MWTHRRSGQINQRGIHDHRDSYERDRTRVIHCPAFRRLQRKTQILGTDEGDFHRTRLTHSLEVASIGHSIVRNLIVNQTTLGVPDLFPNDDLISVICLLHDIGHPPFGHGGEVALNFMMRNHGGFEGNGQTLRLLTKVEDSYGPFGLDLTRRSLLGLLKYPVPYNKVQALAKPVVNATLNQTIRINDWLPPKGYFDSEQAEVDWLLSPFNASDKQLFQSLAKKPEENSHGKSAFCSFDCSIMTIADDIAYGVHDLEDAIHLQLINREQLDNATLHALIKETSLSDNVRALINNLFASELYKRKQAIGEMVNYFITATSVAITHTDFENILLKYNVVLRQEAADLLNYLMQCIYQHVIDSQAARTFEYGGQTVVLRLFEAIASNPIALLDHKNRKLYEEASDANSALRIVCDYIANMTDEYAYRMHERLSGFNTRTIFERL; from the coding sequence ATGTGGACTCATCGACGCTCTGGCCAGATTAACCAACGCGGTATTCATGACCATCGCGACTCTTATGAAAGAGATAGGACGCGTGTGATTCATTGCCCTGCATTTCGCCGCTTGCAGCGTAAAACACAGATTTTAGGTACTGACGAAGGAGATTTTCACCGCACTCGTCTTACTCATTCATTAGAAGTAGCATCAATTGGCCACAGTATTGTCCGTAATCTGATTGTTAATCAAACAACTTTAGGTGTACCAGATTTATTTCCTAATGATGATTTGATCAGTGTTATCTGCCTACTGCATGATATCGGCCACCCTCCTTTCGGGCATGGCGGTGAGGTTGCTTTAAATTTTATGATGCGTAACCACGGTGGCTTTGAAGGGAATGGCCAAACATTACGTTTACTCACTAAGGTTGAAGACAGCTATGGGCCGTTTGGGCTTGATTTAACTAGGCGATCTTTATTAGGCTTATTAAAATACCCGGTACCTTACAATAAAGTGCAAGCGCTAGCCAAACCGGTAGTCAATGCCACCCTAAATCAAACGATTCGTATCAATGATTGGTTACCGCCTAAAGGTTATTTTGACTCTGAACAAGCTGAGGTTGATTGGCTGTTAAGCCCATTTAATGCCAGTGATAAACAATTATTTCAATCGTTAGCTAAAAAACCTGAAGAAAACAGTCATGGTAAGTCTGCATTCTGTTCATTTGATTGCTCAATCATGACTATTGCTGATGACATTGCTTATGGCGTTCATGATTTAGAAGATGCGATTCATTTACAATTAATTAATCGCGAGCAACTAGATAATGCAACACTGCACGCCTTAATCAAAGAAACATCGCTAAGTGATAATGTTAGAGCGTTAATTAATAATCTTTTTGCCTCCGAGCTATATAAACGCAAGCAAGCCATTGGTGAAATGGTTAATTATTTCATTACTGCTACGTCGGTAGCCATTACTCATACAGATTTTGAGAACATTTTACTTAAATATAATGTCGTACTACGGCAGGAAGCAGCTGATTTATTGAATTATTTAATGCAGTGTATCTATCAACACGTTATTGACTCACAAGCAGCTCGCACTTTTGAATATGGTGGTCAAACTGTTGTATTGCGCCTTTTTGAAGCAATTGCTTCTAACCCCATTGCACTTTTAGATCATAAAAATCGCAAATTATACGAAGAAGCATCTGATGCAAATTCAGCATTGCGTATCGTTTGTGACTATATTGCGAACATGACAGATGAATATGCCTATCGTATGCATGAGAGACTTTCGGGATTTAATACTAGAACTATTTTTGAACGCTTATGA